The Psychromonas sp. MME1 genome window below encodes:
- a CDS encoding sn-glycerol-3-phosphate ABC transporter ATP-binding protein UgpC gives MASVQFKNLEKSYGTTPVVKNIDLDIKHGEFIVLLGPSGCGKSTTLRMLAGLEDISGGEILIGDQVVNDLHPIERNIAMVFQSYALYPHMTVAQNISFSLENMKIDASEREAMVKKVAEILELTELLDRKPKDLSGGQRQRVAMGRAMVRTPEVFLFDEPLSNLDAKLRGQMRKEIKALHHKVKTTVIYVTHDQVEAMTLADRIVILNQGKIEQVGTPKEIFDSPKNEFVARFIGAPEMNIFPLLNAKMLSDFNFNSSLDTCNSIGIRPQHLHFNKEEVSGHDVLFIDVHVKASELLGSTSHIECEYQGNKLIVDTANLNTFVKGKARLFFNQSKVHLFDENNNITSN, from the coding sequence ATGGCATCGGTACAATTCAAAAATTTGGAAAAAAGCTATGGCACTACGCCGGTAGTGAAAAATATTGATTTAGATATTAAGCATGGCGAGTTCATTGTTTTACTTGGGCCATCTGGTTGTGGGAAATCGACCACATTAAGAATGCTTGCAGGCTTAGAAGATATATCTGGAGGTGAAATACTTATAGGAGATCAGGTGGTTAATGATCTTCATCCGATAGAACGAAATATTGCCATGGTATTTCAAAGTTATGCACTTTACCCCCATATGACAGTGGCACAAAATATTAGTTTCAGCCTTGAAAATATGAAAATTGACGCTTCAGAAAGAGAAGCAATGGTAAAAAAAGTAGCTGAGATTCTAGAGCTTACTGAGTTGCTAGATAGAAAACCTAAAGATCTTTCTGGTGGGCAGCGGCAACGTGTTGCAATGGGAAGAGCAATGGTTAGAACGCCAGAGGTGTTCCTATTTGACGAACCATTATCAAACCTTGATGCTAAATTGCGCGGACAAATGCGCAAAGAAATTAAGGCATTACATCACAAAGTTAAAACGACTGTGATTTATGTGACTCATGATCAAGTTGAAGCTATGACATTAGCCGATAGAATCGTGATTCTTAACCAGGGGAAAATTGAACAGGTAGGTACGCCTAAAGAGATTTTTGACTCACCGAAAAATGAATTTGTTGCAAGATTCATTGGTGCACCAGAAATGAATATTTTTCCCCTATTAAACGCGAAGATGCTGAGTGATTTTAACTTTAATTCTTCTTTAGATACTTGTAATTCAATAGGTATAAGACCACAACACCTGCACTTTAATAAAGAAGAGGTTTCTGGTCATGACGTGCTATTTATTGATGTGCATGTCAAAGCGAGTGAATTACTCGGTTCGACTTCACATATAGAATGCGAATATCAAGGCAACAAGCTTATCGTTGACACAGCAAATTTAAATACTTTTGTTAAAGGAAAGGCTCGCCTGTTCTTTAATCAAAGCAAGGTTCATCTTTTTGATGAAAACAACAACATCACTTCAAATTAA